Below is a genomic region from Euryarchaeota archaeon.
GAGAACGTGGTGGTCGCGCTTAGAAAGAGCGGCTTTTCGGACGTGCGCACGATGGAGACGCTTCAACGCGAGATGGAGATCGGCGAGCGCGGGTCAAGACCGAGTTTCGAGATGCTCGGGCACACGGCTTACCTCACGTTCGCAAGGCGGTTGTAGGGCCCGCAGGCGCGAGCCTTGAGACCTCCATGTGGGAAGCCTGGCATTCGTGGACGAGAAGACATCAAGCAGGCGGCCCTGGCGCTGTGATCCGCACCGACAGACCGACAGGCGCGTTATTTCGCTTCGACCTTCGCCTTCGTCCGGTCGATGCGCACGCCCGCCGGCGTGATGATGAAGTACGACTTGCCCATCCCTGCGATGTCTCCGCCAACGTCGGCGACGACCTTCTTGAGTTCGCTCGTGAGCCGCTTGAGGACGATGTCCTCCTTGGCGACCGATGAGAAGTCGAGGATCAGCATATTGCCCTGGTAGACGTAGTTCTGGAAGGTCTTCAGGTCCTCGAAACTATGGAGCTCCGCGACCTTGACTAGCATCTTCGCGGTCGAGGCCTCGCCACCGGTCTCCTGGACAGCGGCACCAAGGTCCCAATAGCTTTCCTCTGCGTCCTTTGACGTCTCAGGCGTGCCGAAGAGCATCTTGGCGAATCCCATCTGTCATCCCTCGTCTTTGTTCAAGGCCTCGTTCGATATAAACATTATTAAATCAATCTGGAAGCGTACGCGACGCCACCGGCGCGGGTGGCCGCGCGGGGACGAATCAACCTTCGTACGTCCAAAGGTCGTCGCCGACGAAGTGGAGCGAGCGGATGGCCTTCCCGGGTCGCTTCACCATCTGCGACGCGGCCACCAACGCCTCGCCGATGGCCAAGGGTTGGCCATTCTTCTGGTCGCGGATCCAAACGAGGTCCCCGGGGACAAGCGTTTCGTCGGCCTCCACTATCCCCGGGCCCATCACGTCCGCCCCGTTGGTAACGAACTTCACGGCGCCCATGTCGACCGTCACGTGGCGCTTCGGGGGGCGGTTCTTGAGGATTACCTTGAGGCTTGGGGCGGGGCGCTCCCGGTCCCCCTTGACGATGATGGCGACTATCATGGTCCCGACGAGCGCCACGTCGAAGTCGCCGGCTTCGGCGCGGTCGAGGTGCTCCCCGGGTTTCAAGACGCTGATTCCAAAATCGGTCTCCATGCGCTGAGCGAATTCACTTGCCTCTTTCTCTCGTAATCGGACGCGGTTACGTAGCTTCAACGCCACGGGCACGAATCGGCGGCGGCATGAATACGTTTTCCCTCGACGAGGGATGGCCGCCGTCGAAGGGACACCCCATCGCGCGCCGACGCTTCGACCTGGGCCCCCGCACTGGCCAGACCGGGAGCCACGTCCCGCCATTGAGACGCTTGAAATGGTTCAAGGAGGCGTCCACAACCTTTATTCGACTTCATAGGGGTGAGGGGGATGTGTTGGCAAAGGCGGGACCTCTTGGCATCGTGGCGGCGCTTCTACTTGCCGGATGCGTCACGCCGCCCCCCGAATCGGCCCTCGAGACATCTTCCCTCGCACCGTTGGAGGAGACGATCGCCGATCTCGGCGGTTTCCGCCTTGAAGCCACGGATTGCGTGGAAGGCGGCGGGCATTCGGTCCACCCGAAGCTCAAGGACTACCTCCCCGCCCCTTGGGAACAGGAGGACATCCTCGAAGACGTGGGCAAGCACATGATCTACTCGGAAGCGCCCTACGACCCCGAATTTCCCGTCCCGACGACGGGCCACACGATGGGCAATTATCACGCGAACGTCGCTTGCAGATCGTGGACCTTGAACGGGGAGACGAAGGAGATGATGTTCGGCTTCGTCTCGATGCGGGTGAAGCCGCCGCCGTTTGACGACGGGAAAGCGAACCGCCACTACCTCACGACGGTGATCGCGACGAGCGACCATTGGCTCCACGAGTTCCTCCACAAGTGGGGCTTCCACGCGACGACCACGAAAGGCGGCATCGAGTGGCAGGGCGAGGTCTTCCACCACATCCTCGACACGACCGACCATGGAATCTACGAATCCGTCTACATGACCAAGGACGTGGGAGCAAAACGCGACGGCATCACGCGCCTCTGGTTCCAGATGGAGAACTCCGACGGTACTTTCAGCCCCGTGGCCATCGACATGATCGATTCGGGCGGCGGGAAACACTTGATCGCCGAGCCCGAAGGCTACTTCTCGCACCTGCGGACCGAAGACCACTACCAGGACCTCGGATTTGCAAAAGTGCCCATTCCGGGAGCGGCCGGACACATCGCGGGACTCACGTGGACCGGGTTCGACAGGACTTTCACGCTGGGGCCTCGCCCGGACGTGAGATTGAAAGCCGCGTACCTTCACGCGTAGGACGGCCCCACAGCGGCGCCTACGTTTTCGGTCGCGCGCGGGAGAATCGAAACGACCGCGCCTACAGGTTACCCGTCACCGCTTTCCCGAACTCGCTGCACTTGATCGGTGTGACGTCCTTCATGTCGCGGGCGAGGTCGTAAGTGACCCTTTTCTGCGCGACCGTCTTGTTGACCGCATCCTTCACCAACTTCGCGGCCTCGCGCCAACCCATGAACTCGAGCATCATGACGCCTGAAAGTATGACGGAGCCGGGGTTGACCTTGTCCTGGCCCGCGTACTTCGGCGCCGAACCGTGCGTTGCCTCGAAGATTCCTATCCCATCGCCGATGTTCGAGCCGGGCGCCATGCCGAGCCCTCCTACCTGGCCCGCGGCAGCGTCCGAGAGATAATCGCCATTCAGGTTCGGGGCCGCGATGACGCTGTACTCCGAGGGGCGGATAAGCAGTTGTTGCAGCATGTTGTCGGCGATGCGGTCGTTCACGAGCACCTTGCCCGCGGGCATCTTCCCGTGGTGTTCGTCGGTGAGTTCCTTCTCCGTGACGATGTGCTCCCGGAACTCGGTCGTTGCGACCTCGTAGCCCCAATCGCGAAACGCGCCCTCCGTGTACTTCATGACGTTCCCCTTGTGGACGATCGTGACGACGGGTCTCTTCTCGTCGATCGCGTACCGTATTGCGCGGCGGACGAGGCGCTTCGTGCCGAAAGCGCTCATCGGCTTGACACCCACACCGGAATCCGCGCGGATGGTGACGCCGAATTCGCGCCTCATGAGCCCGATGAACCGGTCGGCTTCCGGGGAGCCGGCTTTCCATTCGATCCCCGCGTAGACGTCCTCGATGTTCTCGCGGAAGATCACTATGTCCAGTTTTTCGGGGCTTCTCACGGGGGCCGTTATCCCTTTGATCCAGTAAACGGGCCGGATGCAGGCGTAGAGGTCGAGTTGTTGGCGTAACGCCACATTGACACTCCGGAACCCGCCGCCGATGGGGGTCGTCAACGGCCCCTTGATGGCCACACGGCAGTCCCGTATCGCCGCGAGCGTCGCCTTCGGCAGCAGTTCGCCGTACTCTTCGCCCGCCGCGGCCCCGGCCGGCACGTAGAACCAAACGAGTTCGCGCTTGCCGCCGTAGGCCTTCTTGACGGCGGCCTGTAGCACGGGAAGAGCGGCGCGGCAGATGTCGGGCCCGGTCCCGTCGCCTTCGATCACGGGGATGATCGGTCGATCCGGCACGACGAGCGCACCCTGCGCATAGGTGATCTTCTCGCCGGACGGATAGGAGAGCTTCAGTTCCTTGGTCATTCTCGGATCGCCCACGCGATTACTGAACCACCATAAAAGAGTGATGGGGGACGTCGTCCTCCGGAGGTATAATGGTGCCTCGAAGCATTCGCGGCCGCGTGGGACAGGAGGCCAAGGAAGAGAAGACGCTCAAGGACCTCCAGGGCGAGCACAAGCCGCCGCCGACCGCGCGGCGCCAATCCCTTGTCGAGGAGGCCGGGGAGAAATCCGCGTTCAGGAACTACGTGCGAGACCTCATCCTCGGATTCAACGACGGCATCGTCTCGGTCTATGCTGTCGTGGCGGGGCTCACGGGCGCCGGGTTTCTCGCTCGCGAGATCGCCGTCGCGGGGGTTGCGGCCTCGATCGCAGGCGCCATGTCGATGGGGCTAGGCGAGTACGTATCGACGAAGGGCCAAGCCGAGTACTATCGCGCGGAGGCCGAGCGCGAACGAAGGCACATCCGCACGCACCCGCAGTTGGAACGAGAGGAGATCCGCGAGATCCTCGAGAAGAAGGGGTTCCCGACGGCGACGATCGAGGACACGGTAGAATGGATCGCTTCCGACGAGGATCGGTTCGTGGATTTCATGATGCGCGAGGAGTTCGGGGTCGGCGACGAAAGCGGCCGGAGCCCGTTGAAAGCGATGGGGCTGGTGGTGGTCGCGTTCCTCGTCGGCGCTGGCCTATCCGTGCTCCCGTTCATCCTCATTGGCACCGCGACCTCGGCAGCGGCGGTCGCGACGACTTTGAGCCTCTCCGGCCTTTTCTTCGCGGGAGCGGTCCGCGGTCGGTCGAGCGGGCTCAACTGGGTCAAGACGGGCGGTGAAATGTTGATCCTGGGCGCGGCGGCCGCCATCGTGACCTTCGCCGTCGGGTCGTACTTCGGGGTGCGGGCGTAGGCGCCGCCTCTCGGGCCCCCACGTGCCCGAACAATCTTGATATAACGGGACCAAGAATGCCGTCCCATGACCGATTCCAAGGGGGCGTTTGCGTCCGTCGACCCGGCGCCGCCGGCGCCTGAGGAGGACGTTCCTGGCCTGCGGACACGCCTTCTCGACCGATCGCTCCCGATGTTCCAAAGGATGCGCGCCGTGTTCTCACTCAGGTCGCTTTCGACGGGCCCCGCCATCGAGGCCATTTGCGAGGCGATGCTCGTCGACGACTCGGCGCTGCTTCGTCACGAGTGCGCGTTCGTACTCGGGCAACTCCAGGACCGTCGTGCGATCCCGGCGCTCAAGGAATCGATAAGGAAGGATGCGAACCCCATGGTGCGTCATGAGGCGTGTGAGGCCCTCGGAAACATGGGCACGGAGGAGATCGTCCCGCTCTTGGAGCATTACAAGTTGCACGACCCCTCGTTCGAAGTCCGTCAATCGTGCGAGGTGGCGCTCGATAACATCGCGTACCTCAAGGACCCGACCGATTTCTGACGTGTAGGTACATGTACGTATCTCGTGGTTTTTTGGATGCGCGCTATGCTTAAAGCGGTAAACGGATTCGCGCCCACGTCGGGGCCTGTGGTCTAGTCGGTTATGACGTCGCTTTTACAAGGCGAAGGTCACCGGTTCGAATCCGGTCGGGCCCATCCGAAGGTCGAGCGCAAGCGAGACCGAGGATGGGACCGGACGGATTGAGATGGATGACCGAAGGGAGTCCAACGAGAATCAGGTCGGGCCCCCCTGGAAAACAGAGAGTACGCGGCCCCACGGGACTTCCGGCGAGTACCTCAACGAAAACCGATGGATCGCGCAGAATCTAGTTCCGAAGTCGGATGAGGAGGTCCTTGATCATGCCGACAGAGATGTCGGGAATCAACGCCTTCGCGCTTTGCGTGCTTGATGTGGAGCCTGAACTGTTGGAGCAACTCGGATTCAAGGTCGCGCCGCTCCCGGATCCTGCCTCGACACAAGCCGCCTGCGCTTGCGAGGCGAAGGCTGTGACAAGTATGAGCCCTGTGAGGGCCAATGTGCATGCTCGCCGCGTGTGGGCCAGGGGCAATGTGCTTCTGATTCTCCCGACGAAGCAGTGGGTTACCAGGCTAAAAAGGTTTTCGGGAGGCCCTATTGGCGGGCACCGGTCCCTGGAATGACCGAAAATGGCGGTCGACAAAACCATTATGACTGTACAGGTCAATCGGTCTTGCGGGGAAGGTGAGGATAAAGCCCTCATCGTGACGAAGGTTTCGAGATGAGACGGCTGGCAGTCTTGGTCGTATTGGCCATCATCGTCGCACCGGGTGGTCTCGCCGCGGAGGACGGTTCTGGAGCGTTCCTTGCTTTCCTACCGGCGGAGATACGCGGGCCCTCTTATTCCGAAGCGTCGTCCCCGACACTCTACCTCCATGGCGACCGAGACGCGGGCGTCTCGCCCGAGGGCGCTTTCTCCGCGGCGAAGGCCACCGTGACCCTGTTCACCGTCAAGTCGCGCGTGATCGTGTCGCCTGACGGCGTGGAGCAGACTGCCATCCACGAGAACGGGGGTGTCCCCACAGTGGAGACCACCACCTTCGGTTCCGCGATCCTTCGTTTCTCGTCGCTTCTCCCGTCGCCCCAGTACCGCGACGTCCCGGCGATCCAGGTATTGTTCTACCCCTCAGGTACTTCTTCCGAGGTGACTTTCGAGCCGTCCCAAGTCGGGTATATTTCCAGCGCGAAGGACTTCACGGTCCGCGACCCGATGCGGGCGCCGGACGCTGTATCCTCCCAATCAAACGCATGGGATTTCGAGCACCGTATCCCCGGTGAAGTGCTCGCAGCGACCGGGAACGGACGCGTCACGATAGAGGGGGCGACCGACCTCTTCGTTTTCGGGGCGTCCTTCACGGTGGGGACGGGCACGAAGACCGCCTCTTACTCGACGGGGAAGACCTTCACGGACGAAGGCCCCGTGCGCGAGATGACGAGGTCGTGGGCGACCCTAAGGCTTGAGGGCGTGAGCGGCACGTTGGAGACGAAGGGTCTTGATGCGTCGCTTCTTTCGAATCGCGTTCTCACCAGCGTCGACGGCGAGGTGAGACTGGGCATGGCAGAGGGCTCGCTTGAGACCCCGACGCTGCTTTTCAGGACCGAGTCGGCGCGACCCGTGACGATTATGGGCGTTTTCCAGATGGAATCCGGCATCGGCGAGGATGGGCGTGGCGACTTCCGCATCAGCGGATCGATCGCGAGCGTCTCTTGGGACGCGACGATGAAACCGGCCGCGGCGACCACGGTGCTTCCGTCGGCGGCCCTGCCGATCGGCGTTTTGGCCGTGGGCGTCGTCGGCATTGCAGCTTACATGGGGGCAAGACGGGGGAGTCTTGCGGGCGCGGGGCTTTGGACTTTCAGCCTCCGCAAAAAGCAACAGCCTCGCGCCCGAGACCCCTCGCCTGAGGATGCGTTGAACAGCCAAGACTTCGTCTTCGCCAACGAGGTGCGCGCCTTGGCCTACGAGCTTGTGGAGAAGCGCGCGGGCCTTACGAAGAGGGAGATAGTTTCGATAATCGGCAAGGCGGAGGCGGCCGCGGAGGTCGAGGGGCTGGTCGCAAAGGGCCTCATCCTTCGCCGGGCGGCGCCAGGCGGTGAGCGGTACTTCTTCCCGATGAGGCAAGTGGAGGAGAATTTCGAGCGCATCGCGTATCTACGTAGCGACAAGGCGAGCCGTGTCGCCGAGATCGTGTTGCTCTACGGGATAATCCCGGCCGAGGATGTGGAGGCGGCCGGGGGCACGGCGCAGCCGAGGATTTCGGCCCGCGAGGTGAGGAGGATCCTCGGAAGGTTGGAATCGCTCGGACTTGTGAGGCTGCTTGATGAGGGTGCGAAGCGCATGGTGGAGCCGACGCTCGCGCTTCAAGAATGCCTCGAACTCATGGGAACGGCCATTCCCGAGGCGCGCATCAGGGATTATTCGTCGTGATCTGGGGCTCTTCGGCCTTTGGTGCGTCGTCGTCCGTGAGAAGGCGGAGGTTCTTCTTGAGAAGCCACACGTAGAACTGGCCGTCCTTCTTTCCCAAGCGTACCACACCGGAGCGTTCCATGAGCTCGATGTGGTACCTTACCTGCACGTATGTCAGCCGGCCGGGCAGGCTCTTGATCGCAAGGGTGAACAGGTCCGTGAGCGTCATGTCGCCGTTTTCCTGGAGGATACGGTAGAACTGTACCCGTTTCTCATGGGAAAGGGCGGCACATAGGCCCGCCATCTCCTCGGCGCCCGTCACTTCTCGCATCAGCTATGGAGTGTCGAGCAAAGTCTATATACTTTGCTGACTATTGTATTCCAGTTAAGGAACCTGAAACATGGTTTCTTAAGAGGCTGCAGATG
It encodes:
- the sepF gene encoding cell division protein SepF → MGFAKMLFGTPETSKDAEESYWDLGAAVQETGGEASTAKMLVKVAELHSFEDLKTFQNYVYQGNMLILDFSSVAKEDIVLKRLTSELKKVVADVGGDIAGMGKSYFIITPAGVRIDRTKAKVEAK
- the icd gene encoding isocitrate dehydrogenase (NADP(+)); translation: MTKELKLSYPSGEKITYAQGALVVPDRPIIPVIEGDGTGPDICRAALPVLQAAVKKAYGGKRELVWFYVPAGAAAGEEYGELLPKATLAAIRDCRVAIKGPLTTPIGGGFRSVNVALRQQLDLYACIRPVYWIKGITAPVRSPEKLDIVIFRENIEDVYAGIEWKAGSPEADRFIGLMRREFGVTIRADSGVGVKPMSAFGTKRLVRRAIRYAIDEKRPVVTIVHKGNVMKYTEGAFRDWGYEVATTEFREHIVTEKELTDEHHGKMPAGKVLVNDRIADNMLQQLLIRPSEYSVIAAPNLNGDYLSDAAAGQVGGLGMAPGSNIGDGIGIFEATHGSAPKYAGQDKVNPGSVILSGVMMLEFMGWREAAKLVKDAVNKTVAQKRVTYDLARDMKDVTPIKCSEFGKAVTGNL
- a CDS encoding HEAT repeat domain-containing protein, with amino-acid sequence MTDSKGAFASVDPAPPAPEEDVPGLRTRLLDRSLPMFQRMRAVFSLRSLSTGPAIEAICEAMLVDDSALLRHECAFVLGQLQDRRAIPALKESIRKDANPMVRHEACEALGNMGTEEIVPLLEHYKLHDPSFEVRQSCEVALDNIAYLKDPTDF
- a CDS encoding RNA-binding protein — encoded protein: MAGRGSRSGQCGGPGRSVGARWGVPSTAAIPRRGKTYSCRRRFVPVALKLRNRVRLREKEASEFAQRMETDFGISVLKPGEHLDRAEAGDFDVALVGTMIVAIIVKGDRERPAPSLKVILKNRPPKRHVTVDMGAVKFVTNGADVMGPGIVEADETLVPGDLVWIRDQKNGQPLAIGEALVAASQMVKRPGKAIRSLHFVGDDLWTYEG
- a CDS encoding VIT1/CCC1 transporter family protein, whose translation is MPRSIRGRVGQEAKEEKTLKDLQGEHKPPPTARRQSLVEEAGEKSAFRNYVRDLILGFNDGIVSVYAVVAGLTGAGFLAREIAVAGVAASIAGAMSMGLGEYVSTKGQAEYYRAEAERERRHIRTHPQLEREEIREILEKKGFPTATIEDTVEWIASDEDRFVDFMMREEFGVGDESGRSPLKAMGLVVVAFLVGAGLSVLPFILIGTATSAAAVATTLSLSGLFFAGAVRGRSSGLNWVKTGGEMLILGAAAAIVTFAVGSYFGVRA
- a CDS encoding helix-turn-helix transcriptional regulator — encoded protein: MREVTGAEEMAGLCAALSHEKRVQFYRILQENGDMTLTDLFTLAIKSLPGRLTYVQVRYHIELMERSGVVRLGKKDGQFYVWLLKKNLRLLTDDDAPKAEEPQITTNNP